Proteins from one Bacteroidota bacterium genomic window:
- a CDS encoding nucleotidyl transferase AbiEii/AbiGii toxin family protein has product MHKEILNKNQIELLPLVKQFKREFYLVGGTAIALHLGHRRSIDYDLFKLKRLVLNRILNKISATEHVYTVTRRAEEQLNLIINNVKFTFYNYPYSVEANCLFEDVIKIPNLLNLAAMKAFALGRRSKWKDYIDLYYILKNHYSINQIVEVSNNIYGQLFSEKLFRAQLSYFEDIDYSEPVEFLIKEPSGKEIQEFLIEKAIEL; this is encoded by the coding sequence ATGCATAAAGAGATTCTAAATAAAAATCAGATTGAATTGTTACCTTTAGTGAAGCAGTTTAAAAGAGAGTTTTATTTAGTTGGAGGAACTGCAATAGCTCTTCATTTGGGGCATCGAAGATCAATTGATTATGATTTATTCAAATTAAAAAGACTTGTTTTAAATCGAATATTAAACAAAATTTCAGCAACTGAACATGTTTACACTGTTACAAGACGAGCAGAAGAACAACTAAATCTTATTATTAATAATGTAAAGTTTACTTTTTATAATTATCCTTATTCGGTAGAAGCAAATTGCCTATTTGAAGATGTAATTAAGATTCCAAATTTATTGAATTTGGCCGCTATGAAGGCATTTGCTTTAGGACGTCGTTCTAAATGGAAAGATTATATTGACCTTTACTATATCCTTAAAAACCATTATTCCATAAATCAAATTGTAGAAGTATCTAACAATATTTATGGACAACTGTTTTCCGAAAAACTTTTCAGAGCACAACTAAGTTATTTTGAAGATATTGACTATTCCGAACCAGTTGAATTTCTAATAAAAGAACCCTCAGGAAAAGAAATACAGGAATTTTTAATAGAAAAAGCAATAGAACTTTAA
- a CDS encoding UpxY family transcription antiterminator — MTTILNREYNWHAIYTKARSEKKAFEALTEDGIDTFLPLSKTLQQWKDRKKWVELPLFSSYIFVKVSNKEYYEALQNPYSVCYVTLEGKAVNVPDSDIESIKFLIEKNYKIDVTSENFGIGEKVMVKQGQLAGMHGELLELRGKHKVLLRIDAIGQSLVFDVPIAHLVKE; from the coding sequence ATGACCACTATTTTAAATAGAGAATATAATTGGCATGCTATATATACGAAAGCCAGATCTGAAAAGAAGGCATTCGAAGCTTTGACTGAAGATGGTATAGATACATTTTTACCACTATCAAAAACGCTCCAACAATGGAAAGATAGAAAAAAATGGGTCGAATTGCCACTATTTTCATCTTATATTTTTGTTAAAGTTTCAAATAAAGAGTATTATGAAGCTTTACAAAATCCATACTCGGTTTGTTATGTAACCCTTGAAGGAAAAGCGGTTAATGTACCAGATTCAGATATTGAATCAATTAAATTTCTGATTGAAAAGAATTACAAGATTGATGTTACGAGCGAGAACTTTGGTATTGGTGAAAAAGTGATGGTGAAACAGGGGCAACTTGCAGGCATGCATGGCGAATTGCTTGAATTGAGAGGGAAACATAAGGTTTTACTGAGAATAGATGCAATTGGTCAATCTTTAGTTTTTGATGTTCCTATTGCACATTTGGTAAAAGAATAA